The Alphaproteobacteria bacterium sequence GTGCGCCGCGTGGAATTTCTGCAAAGGGAGTTATTGACGCTAAGCTTTTGTCGGAACTTACGCATACACAGTGGCATCAATTGACCATCGATAACGACGTCGTCATGACAGAGATCGAGGAAATGAAGCGTCAGTTGGATGTTGGTATTACGCGCTTGCAAACAGTGTTTGAGGGCAAGGTTGATAAACTTCGTCGTGGTGATGAGTTGCCTCCTGGCGTCTTGAAGATGGTTAAGGTCTTTATCGCTGTTAAGCGGAAGCTCCAGCCGGGCGATAAAATGGCCGGACGTCACGGAAACAAAGGTGTTGTATCGCGAATTGTTCCTTTGGAGGACATGCCTTATCTAGAAGATGGTACACCGGTCGATATTATTTTGAACCCGCTGGGTGTTCCATCGCGTATGAACGTTGGGCAGATCCTGGAGATTCACTTGGGTGCTGCATCGGCAGCCTTTGGTAAGCAAATTGATGCAGCATTGCAACAATATAAAGCCAAAAAGATCAAGGTTGATGCGCTTAAGGAAACGTTGTTCAAGGTTTACGAGGCTCCGGCTGACAGGGCGGATATCAATGAGCTTACCAATGATCAGCTGATCGAACTTTGTGGCAATCTTGGCAAGGGTGTTCCCATGGCGACACCAGTTTTTGATGGTGCGCATTTGGCGGAAATCGAAGACCAATTGAGCAAAGCTGGCCTGGATACATCGGGACAGGTTGTTTTGTATGATGGACGAACGGGCGAACAGTTTGATCGCAAAGCAACAGTTGGCCATATTTATATGCTTAAGCTTCACCATTTGGTTGATGATAAAATCCATGCGCGTTCCATCGGACCGTACAGCTTGGTTACGCAGCAACCTTTGGGTGGTAAGGCGCAGTTTGGTGGGCAGCGATTTGGTGAAATGGAAGTCTGGGCCCTAGAAGCATACGGTGCGGCTTACACGTTGCAAGAAATGTTGACGGTTAAGTCGGATGATGTCGCGGGTCGTATGAAAGTTTACGAAGCCATCGTTCGGGGCGACGATAATATGGAAGCCGGTATCCCAGAATCATTTAACGTGCTCGTAAAGGAGCTTAGGTCTTTGGGGCTAAACATGTCTTTTGATCATAAATCATAATTCATTCATTTTTGGTGTATTTTGGTTGTCGTACCAGGGAATCGTATAAGGAGTTTTAAGAATGAGTCGTGCGTCACATAATAATTTCGGGAGTAATGAAATTTCCCCTGGATTCGATTCAATTCGAATCTCTATAGCCAGTCCGGAACAAATCCGGTCTTGGTCTTATGGGGAAGTGAAGAAACCAGAAACAATTAACTATCGTACCTTTAAGCCAGAACGGGATGGATTGTTCTGTGCCAGGATTTTTGGCCCCATCAAGGACTATGAATGCTTGTGCGGGAAATACAAGCGGATGAAATACCGCGGCATCGTTTGCGAAAAATGCGGTGTCGAAGTGACCTTGAGCAAGGTAAGACGTGATCGCATGGGTCATATCGAGCTTGCTTCACCCGTGGCACATATTTGGTTTACAAAATCTTTACCAAGCCGAATTGGTATGCTTTTGGATATCGCGCTTAAAGATTTGGAAAAAATTCTCTATTTCGAGAGTTATGTTGTAACTGATCCGGGGATGACACCGTTTAAAACGCAGCAGCTGCTGACAGAAGAAGAATACGCCCAGGCTCAGGACGAATACGGCGAAGAAGCCTTTAAAGCCAGTATCGGGGCAGAGGCATTAAAGGATCTTTTGTCAAAAATCAATCCTGAAACGGAAAGTGAACGCCTACGCGAAGAATTAATCGAAACAACATCGGAAATCCGGCGGAAAAAAACCGTTAAGCGGTTAAAGCTGATCGAAGCGTTCTTGGAATCAAAAACGAAACCAGAGCATTTGATCCTAGAAGTCGTGCCGGTTATTCCACCAGAATTGCGCCCGCTTGTTCCACTGGATGGCGGACGTTTTGCAACCAGCGATCTGAATGATCTGTACAGACGGGTCATCAACAGAAACAATCGTTTAAAGCGGTTGATAGAATTACGCGCACCAGACATTATTGTCCGTAACGAAAAAAGAATGCTGCAAGAAGCCGTTGATGCGTTGTTTGATAACGGGCGTCGTGGTCGGGCAATCACGGGGGCCAACAAGCGTCCGCTTAAATCACTGGCCGATATGTTAAAAGGGAAACAGGGTCGTTTCCGTCAGAACCTTCTTGGAAAGCGTGTCGATTATTCCGGACGTTCTGTGATCGTTGTGGGGCCAGAATTAAAGCTGCATCAGTGTGGTTTGCCCAAAAAAATGGCACTTGAGCTGTTTAGACCCTTTATCTATTCACGGTTACAACGGTATGGATTGGCCAGCACATTAAAGGCCGCCAAACGCATGGTCGAAAAAGAACGCCCAGAAGTATGGGATGTTTTAGAGGATGTGATCAGAGAGCATCCGGTTATGCTAAACCGTGCGCCGACGTTGCATAGATTGGGTATTCAAGCATTTGAACCAATTCTGATCGAAGGAAAAGCAATTCAATTGCATCCGCTTGTTTGTGCGGCGTTTAATGCTGACTTTGACGGGGATCAAATGGCGGTCCATATTCCGTTGTCCTTGGAATCGCAGTTGGAATGTCGTGTTCTGATGATGTCAACGAATAACATCTTGAGCCCATCGAACGGCCGTCCAATTATTGTTCCGTCCAAGGATATCGTTTTGGGTCTGTATTATTTGTCACTAGAGACTGAAGGCTTGCCAGGCGAGGGATCGATTTTTGGAAGTATCGCTGAAGCTGAATTCGCCCTTCAGGAAAAAGTTGTCGAGCTGCATACCAAGATTTTTGCACGGACAGCCTATTATACAGAGGCCGGTGACGTTTATTACAAGCGCGTTCCGACAACTCCAGGTCGTATGATCCTGGGGCAGCTTTTGCCGGCTCATGAGAAGGTTCCCTATGATGTTGTGAACCAAATTTTGACCAGCAATGAAATTGGTAACTTGGTTGATACTGTCTATCGCCATTGCGGACAAAAAGAGACCGTGATTTTCGTTGATCATATTATGGGCCTTGGCTTTAAATATATGACAAAGGGTGCAATTTCATTTGGTAAGGATGACTTGATTATCCCGGAAGAAAAGACAAAGCTTATTGCCCAAACGAAAACAATGGTCAACGAATATGAACAACAGTATCTAGATGGTTTGATTACTCAGGGTGAAAAGTACAACAAGGTTGTCGATATTTGGGATCGCTGTACCGATAAGGTTGCCGAAGCCATGATGAAAGTTATGTCGCAAAGCAAACCAGGGGAGCCTGTGAATTCGGTCTATATGATGGCCCATTCAAAAGCGAGAGGATCGGCCGCACAGATGAAGCAGCTGTCCGGTATGCGTGGTTTGATGACAAAGCCGTCAGGGGATATTATCGAAACACCTATTATCTCCAACTTTAAAGAGGGGCTAACGGTTCACGAATACTTTATTTCAACCCACGGAACACGTAAAGGTTTGGCGGATACGGCATTGAAGACGGCAAACTCTGGGTACCTAACCAGAAGGCTTGTTGACGTTGCGCAGGATTGCATTATCACCGAAGACGATTGTGGAACAACCCGTGGCATTAAGATTCGTTCAGTGGTCGAGGGAGCCAATACGATCATCAGCTTAGCGGATCGCGTTTTGGGCAGGTGTACAACCAATTCGATTGTTCATCCGCAAACCGATGTTGTTATTGCCGAGGAAAGCCATCTAATCAACGAAGATGTTTTGGATGCGATTACCGAAGCCGGCATTGACGAAGTCACAATCAGGTCCGTATTAACGTGCGAAACCGAAGTTGGAATTTGTGCCAAATGTTATGGCAGAGATTTGGCGCGTGGCACAATCGTTAGTAATGGCGAGGCTGTTGGTGTTATTGCGGCTCAATCAATCGGGGAGCCTGGTACTCAGCTAACGATGCGTACGTTCCACATTGGTGGAGCTGCCCAACGTGCGGCGGAACAATCCAGCATAGAGTCGGCACATAATGCAACCATCGCGTTTAAGAACGTATCATTTGCTAAAAATAGCGCCGGGGCAAATGTTGTGATTTCTAGAAACAGCGAATTAGTTCTGGTTGGCGATCAGGGCAGGGAACGCGTACGGTATAAAGTTCCTTATGGGTCTAAATTATTGGTCGCAGAGGGCGATGCCGTTAAGTTGGGACAACGTCTTGTTGAATGGGATCCTTATACGATTCCTGTTCTGACAGAAAAAGATGGTATAGCGCATTACGTTGATTTGGTTGAAAACCAGTCGTTACGCGAAGTTGTGGACGAATCAACAGGTATTTCGAATCGTGTTGTTGTTGACTGGAAACAAAACTCCCGTGGCGGAGATTTGCGCCCCATGATCAGCATCCGCGATGAAAAAGGGAACCCTGTTGTTCTGCAAACGGGCATAGAAGCGCGTTATCATTTGCCGGTTGATACGATTATCAATGCGGATAATGGTGCACGGGTTTATGCGGGTGACGTCATTGCGCGTATCCCGATTGAAAAAATGAAAACACGTGATATTACTGGTGGTTTGCCGCGCGTTTCTGAGCTTTTCGAGGCACGTCATCCAAAGGATGCGGCAATTATCGCTGAATTTGATGGACGCGTTGAGTACGGCAAGGACTATAAAGCAAAGCGTAGAATTATCATTCTTCCTGAAAATGATGAACGCCAACCGTTGGAATATTTGATTCCCAAGGGGCGGCACATTACAGTTCACGAGGGGGATTACGTTAAGCGAGGAGAATTGTTGGTGGATGGTAACGCTGTTCCCCATGACATTTTGCGAATCCTGGGTGTGGAGGCGCTTGCTGCCTATCTTGTCAGCGAAATTCAACAAGTTTATCGCTTGCAGGGTGTTCCAATTAACGATAAACATATCGAGGTCATCGTCAGGCAAATGCTTCAAAAGCACGAGATTACCGATGGTGGGGATTCGCAGTATATCGTTGGTGAGCAAGTTGATCGAAGTGAATTTGAGAAGATAAACAAGGGACTAGAATTGGAAGGCAAAAGACCTGCTCAGGGGATGCCCGTTCTTCAGGGAATCACCAAGGCATCCTTGCACACCAAGTCCTTTATTTCTGCTGCATCCTTCCAGGAGACAACACGTGTCCTGACGGAGGCTGCCGTATCAGGTAAGGTGGATGATCTTGTTGGCCTAAAGGAGAACGTCATCGTTGGCCGTTTGGTGCCTGCAGGTACTGGTAGCGTTGTCAGTAAGCTTCGTGCCCTTGCCGCTAGCAGGGATCAAGAAGCCATGGACCAGAGCGCAGCCAGAGCCGAAGAAAGCCGCGAACAGTATCGGAAAACGACTGTCGCATAGTAACAAAGCGCTTGACAAGGAAGGCCAGCCATAATAGCATCTTCAATAATGTTGTCGATGGCGGGGTCTTCTTTGTAGAAGATGCTATTTGAGTAATAGAAAGAAAATAAATGCCAACAGTTAATCAGCTCATTCGTAAACCTAGAGAACCAAAAGTCGCTCGGAATAAAGTTCCGGCTCTCGAAAGTTGCCCTCAAAAAAGAGGTGTCTGCACACGCGTCTTTACGACGACCCCTAAAAAGCCAAACTCAGCTTTGCGTAAGGTCGCCCGTATTAGACTGACAAATGGTTTTGAAGTAACCGGATATATTCCTGGTGAAGGTCATAACTTACAAGAGCACTCTGTCGTATTGATTCGCGGCGGCCGTGTAAAGGACTTACCGGGTGTTCGGTACCACATTATTCGTGGTGCTTTGGATACCCAGGGTGTAAAAAACAGAAAGCAAGCTAGATCAAAATATGGATCAAAAAAGCCTAAGTAATAGCTCTTTTGATAAAGTTAAGGTATTTGGTCTTTTTAAAACGTTAAGAAGGAACAAGGTAGTATGTCACGTCGTAGAGCCGCTGAGAAAAGAGAAGTTTTGCCGGATTCAAAATTTGGTGATGTTGTTTTGATGAAATTCGTCAATAGTTTGATGTATGAAGGTAAAAAATCTGTCGCGGAGGGTATCATTTACGGCGCTCTCGACAAGATTCATGGCAAGGGTGGAAAAAACTCGCTGGATCTATTTCATGATGCGCTGGAAAATGTAAAACCATCGTTGGAGGTTCGTTCCAGGCGCGTTGGTGGTGCAACCTACCAAGTTCCAACTGAAGTTCGTTACAATCGGGCTCAGGCATTGGCTATTCGTTGGATTATCAACGCTTCGAGAAAAAGATCGGAGAAAACCATGATCGATCGTCTTTCATCTGAGTTGTTGGACGCATCAAACAACAGGGGATCTTCTGTAAAGAAACGCGAAGACACTCACAAGATGGCCGAAGCAAACAGAGCATTTGCTCACTATCGTTGGTAGGTTAACATGGCAAGAGTAACACCCCTAAGTCACTATCGTAATATTGGCATCATGGCTCATATCGATGCTGGAAAAACGACGACGACAGAACGCATCCTGTATTACACAGGAAAATCATATAAAATTGGTGAAGTTCATGAAGGCACTGCCGTTATGGACTGGATGGAGCAAGAGCAAGAACGCGGGATAACAATTACATCTGCCGCGACGACTTGTTTTTGGCGCGATAACCGCATTAACATTATTGACACCCCTGGACACGTTGATTTCACAATCGAAGTCGAAAGAAGTCTTAGGGTTTTGGATGGTGCTGTTGCTGTGTTTGATGGCGTTGCGGGTGTTGAGCCCCAATCCGAAACAGTTTGGCGTCAAGCTGACAAATATAACGTTCC is a genomic window containing:
- the rpoC gene encoding DNA-directed RNA polymerase subunit beta' → MSRASHNNFGSNEISPGFDSIRISIASPEQIRSWSYGEVKKPETINYRTFKPERDGLFCARIFGPIKDYECLCGKYKRMKYRGIVCEKCGVEVTLSKVRRDRMGHIELASPVAHIWFTKSLPSRIGMLLDIALKDLEKILYFESYVVTDPGMTPFKTQQLLTEEEYAQAQDEYGEEAFKASIGAEALKDLLSKINPETESERLREELIETTSEIRRKKTVKRLKLIEAFLESKTKPEHLILEVVPVIPPELRPLVPLDGGRFATSDLNDLYRRVINRNNRLKRLIELRAPDIIVRNEKRMLQEAVDALFDNGRRGRAITGANKRPLKSLADMLKGKQGRFRQNLLGKRVDYSGRSVIVVGPELKLHQCGLPKKMALELFRPFIYSRLQRYGLASTLKAAKRMVEKERPEVWDVLEDVIREHPVMLNRAPTLHRLGIQAFEPILIEGKAIQLHPLVCAAFNADFDGDQMAVHIPLSLESQLECRVLMMSTNNILSPSNGRPIIVPSKDIVLGLYYLSLETEGLPGEGSIFGSIAEAEFALQEKVVELHTKIFARTAYYTEAGDVYYKRVPTTPGRMILGQLLPAHEKVPYDVVNQILTSNEIGNLVDTVYRHCGQKETVIFVDHIMGLGFKYMTKGAISFGKDDLIIPEEKTKLIAQTKTMVNEYEQQYLDGLITQGEKYNKVVDIWDRCTDKVAEAMMKVMSQSKPGEPVNSVYMMAHSKARGSAAQMKQLSGMRGLMTKPSGDIIETPIISNFKEGLTVHEYFISTHGTRKGLADTALKTANSGYLTRRLVDVAQDCIITEDDCGTTRGIKIRSVVEGANTIISLADRVLGRCTTNSIVHPQTDVVIAEESHLINEDVLDAITEAGIDEVTIRSVLTCETEVGICAKCYGRDLARGTIVSNGEAVGVIAAQSIGEPGTQLTMRTFHIGGAAQRAAEQSSIESAHNATIAFKNVSFAKNSAGANVVISRNSELVLVGDQGRERVRYKVPYGSKLLVAEGDAVKLGQRLVEWDPYTIPVLTEKDGIAHYVDLVENQSLREVVDESTGISNRVVVDWKQNSRGGDLRPMISIRDEKGNPVVLQTGIEARYHLPVDTIINADNGARVYAGDVIARIPIEKMKTRDITGGLPRVSELFEARHPKDAAIIAEFDGRVEYGKDYKAKRRIIILPENDERQPLEYLIPKGRHITVHEGDYVKRGELLVDGNAVPHDILRILGVEALAAYLVSEIQQVYRLQGVPINDKHIEVIVRQMLQKHEITDGGDSQYIVGEQVDRSEFEKINKGLELEGKRPAQGMPVLQGITKASLHTKSFISAASFQETTRVLTEAAVSGKVDDLVGLKENVIVGRLVPAGTGSVVSKLRALAASRDQEAMDQSAARAEESREQYRKTTVA
- the rpsG gene encoding 30S ribosomal protein S7, with the translated sequence MSRRRAAEKREVLPDSKFGDVVLMKFVNSLMYEGKKSVAEGIIYGALDKIHGKGGKNSLDLFHDALENVKPSLEVRSRRVGGATYQVPTEVRYNRAQALAIRWIINASRKRSEKTMIDRLSSELLDASNNRGSSVKKREDTHKMAEANRAFAHYRW
- the rpsL gene encoding 30S ribosomal protein S12, producing the protein MPTVNQLIRKPREPKVARNKVPALESCPQKRGVCTRVFTTTPKKPNSALRKVARIRLTNGFEVTGYIPGEGHNLQEHSVVLIRGGRVKDLPGVRYHIIRGALDTQGVKNRKQARSKYGSKKPK